One genomic segment of Mycolicibacterium gilvum includes these proteins:
- a CDS encoding LLM class flavin-dependent oxidoreductase: protein MHISMGLPTLFPHGRETELAWYRKIDEGPWDGLVTYERLLYPHSWSVVPQLAAAAAVTERVRLWTDVVTLPMRNPVMFAKDMATIDVLSGGRLTLGVGIGAWDEDYVAAGSPTDRKRQRMDAAVATMRKVWAQEPPVEGHHPVGPTPVQAAGIPLLAGVVGPKALARAAKWAVGVSDPANSLHFDAENLAAQRERVAQAWQAAGRTDKPHFSTPIWFALGPDPETQLRDHVREFWDQEVVATGPAGSYLTDATTGMLNFGPSALLTAVNGAREAGLDELRLIPTTADPDEIDRARDVLGI, encoded by the coding sequence GTGCACATCAGTATGGGACTGCCGACCCTCTTTCCGCACGGGCGCGAGACGGAACTTGCCTGGTACCGGAAGATCGACGAAGGGCCGTGGGACGGACTCGTCACCTACGAACGACTGCTCTATCCACACAGTTGGTCAGTGGTCCCGCAACTCGCCGCCGCGGCAGCGGTGACCGAGCGCGTGCGCCTGTGGACCGATGTCGTCACACTCCCGATGCGGAACCCGGTCATGTTCGCCAAAGACATGGCAACCATCGACGTGCTGTCCGGAGGGCGCCTGACGCTCGGAGTGGGCATCGGCGCCTGGGATGAGGACTACGTCGCGGCAGGCAGTCCGACCGACCGGAAACGTCAGCGCATGGACGCCGCGGTCGCGACGATGCGCAAGGTGTGGGCACAGGAGCCCCCCGTCGAAGGACACCACCCCGTAGGGCCCACGCCGGTGCAGGCTGCGGGTATCCCTCTCCTCGCCGGCGTGGTCGGGCCGAAGGCGCTCGCGCGGGCCGCGAAATGGGCTGTCGGCGTGAGTGATCCGGCGAACTCACTCCACTTCGATGCCGAGAATTTGGCTGCACAGCGTGAGCGCGTGGCGCAGGCTTGGCAGGCAGCCGGCAGGACGGACAAACCGCACTTCTCCACCCCGATCTGGTTTGCGCTCGGTCCAGACCCGGAGACCCAGCTCCGAGACCATGTACGAGAGTTCTGGGACCAGGAAGTCGTCGCCACCGGACCGGCCGGCTCCTACCTCACGGATGCGACCACAGGCATGCTCAACTTCGGGCCGTCTGCGCTCCTCACGGCTGTGAACGGCGCGCGCGAAGCGGGCCTCGACGAGCTCAGGCTCATCCCGACAACCGCCGATCCCGACGAAATAGATCGCGCCCGCGACGTCCTCGGCATCTGA
- a CDS encoding NAD(P)H-dependent amine dehydrogenase family protein has translation MRGILDDPRLELVGVYAYSAEKAGADAGPLCGRPETGVRATTDIDALIALNADTVLYTPFMADLDHAVRLLESGLDVISTNLFLNVGGIQGETRDKLAAACERGNSSLYITGVNPGWINTMVTAMTAVCRDVQKVSIVESADVSVYESAETWQALGMGQPEVTPEVAGLAEFGFTTFAESVQRMALALGFDVDEMEFVVEHQTASERVDLGWFCMEKDTIAAIRGGWNAKVKGKTVIESRVAWYLTDKLNGGWVFDDDHYHVVIAGEPEVQTRIRFVPPEHWGNHEWDTMTAMPAVNAAHNVAAAPAGILTLQDVGLPCAPAEPWESERRNAPIG, from the coding sequence ATGCGAGGGATCCTGGATGACCCCCGGCTCGAACTGGTCGGGGTCTACGCCTACTCGGCCGAGAAAGCGGGCGCCGACGCCGGACCGCTGTGCGGCAGGCCGGAAACCGGTGTGCGTGCCACGACGGACATCGACGCGCTCATCGCGTTGAACGCCGACACCGTCCTCTACACGCCGTTCATGGCCGACCTGGACCACGCGGTTCGGTTGCTGGAGAGCGGCCTTGACGTCATCAGCACGAACCTGTTCCTCAACGTCGGCGGAATCCAAGGCGAGACAAGAGATAAGCTCGCCGCGGCATGTGAACGAGGGAACAGCTCGCTGTACATCACCGGCGTCAACCCCGGCTGGATCAACACCATGGTGACGGCGATGACCGCCGTGTGCCGAGATGTGCAGAAGGTGTCGATAGTCGAATCGGCAGATGTCTCCGTCTACGAGTCGGCGGAAACGTGGCAGGCGCTGGGGATGGGACAGCCCGAGGTGACGCCTGAAGTCGCCGGTCTGGCCGAGTTCGGATTCACCACTTTCGCCGAGTCGGTCCAGCGTATGGCGTTAGCTCTCGGGTTCGACGTGGATGAGATGGAGTTCGTCGTCGAGCATCAGACGGCCTCGGAGAGAGTCGATCTCGGGTGGTTCTGCATGGAGAAGGACACCATCGCGGCAATCCGTGGCGGATGGAACGCAAAAGTCAAGGGCAAGACGGTCATCGAGTCGCGCGTGGCGTGGTACCTGACCGACAAACTCAACGGCGGCTGGGTGTTCGACGACGACCACTACCACGTCGTCATTGCCGGCGAGCCGGAGGTGCAGACCCGTATTCGGTTCGTTCCCCCGGAACACTGGGGCAACCACGAATGGGACACCATGACCGCGATGCCGGCGGTCAACGCAGCCCACAACGTAGCTGCGGCACCCGCAGGCATCCTGACGCTGCAGGACGTAGGGCTACCGTGCGCCCCCGCAGAACCCTGGGAAAGTGAGCGCCGCAACGCACCGATTGGCTGA
- a CDS encoding YaeQ family protein has protein sequence MALSATVFKVELGISDVDHGYYSDHALTVARHPSETDERMVVRLLAFGLRAHRLDEVDGELAFGAGLSTPGVPDLRLADYTGRILEWISVGQPDERALGKAAGQADQVLLFPFAAGVATWWRTVGPKVAKLPNLSVLQIPHAPMQQLAQAVDRRVSAQVMVMEGQVTMTVGGSDATFTPETLE, from the coding sequence GTGGCCCTTTCTGCGACGGTGTTCAAAGTCGAACTCGGCATCTCCGATGTCGATCACGGTTACTACTCCGACCACGCGCTGACCGTGGCCCGTCATCCGAGCGAGACCGACGAGCGGATGGTGGTGCGATTGCTGGCATTTGGATTGCGCGCCCACCGGCTCGACGAAGTCGACGGTGAGTTGGCGTTCGGGGCGGGCCTGTCCACCCCGGGCGTACCGGACTTGCGGCTCGCGGACTACACGGGCCGGATCCTGGAGTGGATCAGCGTCGGCCAGCCCGATGAACGGGCATTGGGCAAAGCGGCCGGCCAGGCCGACCAGGTACTGCTGTTCCCCTTCGCCGCCGGCGTGGCCACATGGTGGCGCACCGTGGGGCCCAAAGTGGCCAAGCTGCCGAATCTGTCTGTGCTGCAGATACCCCACGCACCGATGCAGCAACTGGCCCAGGCCGTCGATCGACGGGTGTCGGCTCAGGTGATGGTGATGGAAGGTCAGGTGACGATGACCGTGGGTGGTAGTGACGCCACGTTCACGCCTGAGACTCTGGAGTGA